A region from the Lycium barbarum isolate Lr01 chromosome 8, ASM1917538v2, whole genome shotgun sequence genome encodes:
- the LOC132607072 gene encoding premnaspirodiene oxygenase-like, producing MEFQFSFNFIFLCLFLSFLFLLLLEWKKSKTLNKQLPPGPWKLPILGSVHHLALEGGLPHHALTNLGKKYGPFMHLQLGEISTVVVSSVDMAREILKTHDLAFASRPKLMSLDIIFYKSTDIAFSPYGDYWRQMRKVCVMELLTAKMVRSFSSIRRDEASRLVQFIRSSTPGKPVNVTERILWYESSITCKAAFGELLKDQEKFIRIVRELMELAGGFSVADIFPSIKILHVLSGLRSRIWKVHKNVDAIVEGVINEHKKTIACGKKANGALGCEDLVDVLLRLMESGDLHIPIADDNIKAIMIDLFSAGTETSTTTTLWAMTEMMRNPSVLAKAQAEVREVFKGKEIFNEDDIDELKYLKQVVKETLRLHPPLPLLVPRECREETNINGYTIPLKTRVMVNVYAMGRDPKYWEDAESFMPERFEQSSVDFMGNNFEYLPFGSGRRMCPGISFGLINAYLPLAKLLYHFDWKLPDGVKPEDLDMTEFSAITAARKCELYLIATPYYPLQE from the exons ATGGAGTTtcaattttcattcaacttcaTTTTCTTATGCCTTTTCTTATCATTCCTCTTTCTACTACTATTGGAATGGAAAAAATCGAAAACCTTAAACAAACAACTGCCTCCAGGTCCATGGAAATTGCCTATTCTAGGAAGTGTCCATCACTTAGCATTAGAAGGTGGACTTCCCCATCATGCCCTCACAAACTTGGGCAAAAAATATGGACCTTTCATGCACCTTCAACTCGGTGAAATTTCTACGGTCGTGGTTTCTTCTGTGGACATGGCGCGAGAGATACTGAAAACACACGACCTTGCTTTTGCGTCAAGGCCTAAATTAATGTCCCTCGACATAATATTCTACAAGAGCACTGATATTGCGTTTAGTCCTTACGGGGATTACTGGAGACAGATGCGCAAAGTATGCGTCATGGAACTTCTCACCGCCAAGATGGTCCGGTCCTTTAGTTCCATTAGGCGCGACGAGGCTTCGCGACTCGTGCAATTCATCCGGTCATCGACACCTGGCAAGCCGGTAAACGTTACAGAACGGATTTTATGGTACGAGAGCTCAATTACATGCAAAGCAGCATTTGGAGAATTATTGAAAGATCAAGAGAAATTCATTCGAATTGTGAGGGAATTGATGGAATTAGCAGGTGGATTTAGTGTGGCTGATATTTTTCCTTCAATCAAGATCCTTCATGTGCTAAGTGGATTGAGGAGTAGAATTTGGAAAGTTCACAAAAATGTTGATGCTATTGTTGAGGGTGTTATCAATGAGCACAAAAAGACTATTGCATGTGGTAAAAAGGCAAATGGTGCATTAGGATGCGAAGATTTAGTTGATGTTCTACTAAGATTAATGGAGAGTGGGGACCTTCACATCCCAATCGCCGATGACAACATCAAAGCAATTATGATT GACTTGTTCTCTGCGGGAACagaaacttcaacaacaacaacactgtGGGCCATGACTGAAATGATGAGGAACCCAAGTGTGTTAGCAAAAGCACAAGCAGAAGTAAGAGAAGTATTCAAAGGAAAAGAAATTTTCAATGAGGATGATATTGATGAACTAAAATACTTAAAACAAGTTGTAAAAGAAACCTTGAGACTTCATCCTCCACTCCCTCTTTTAGTTCCAAGAGAATGTAGGGAAGAAACAAACATCAATGGATACACTATCCCTTTAAAAACAAGAGTCATGGTTAATGTTTATGCGATGGGGAGGGACCCGAAGTATTGGGAAGACGCGGAAAGCTTTATGCCTGAGAGATTCGAGCAGAGCTCAGTGGATTTCATGGGGAATAATTTTGAGTATCTTCCATTTGGTTCTGGAAGGAGAATGTGTCCTGGAATTTCATTTGGTTTGATAAATGCTTATCTTCCACTAGCTAAATTGCTATATCATTTTGATTGGAAACTCCCTGATGGTGTGAAGCCTGAGGATTTGGATATGACTGAGTTTTCTGCAATAACCGCAGCAAGAAAGTGTGAGCTTTACTTGATTGCCACCCCTTATTATCCTCTTCAAGAATGA
- the LOC132608271 gene encoding premnaspirodiene oxygenase-like → MTEMMRNPSVLAKAQAEVREVFKGKEIFNEDDIDELKYLKQVVKETLRLHPPLPLLVPRECREETNINGYTIPLKTRVMVNVYAMGRDPKYWEDAESFMPERFEQSSVDFMGNNFEYLPFGSGRRMCPGISFGLINAYLPLAKLLYHFDWKLPDGVKPEDLDMTEFSAITQSLIAATAERDFVIAKIY, encoded by the exons ATGACTGAAATGATGAGGAACCCAAGTGTGTTAGCAAAAGCACAAGCAGAAGTAAGAGAAGTATTCAAAGGAAAAGAAATTTTCAATGAGGATGATATTGATGAACTAAAATACTTAAAACAAGTTGTAAAAGAAACCTTGAGACTTCATCCTCCACTCCCTCTTTTAGTTCCAAGAGAATGTAGGGAAGAAACAAACATCAATGGATACACTATCCCTTTAAAAACAAGAGTCATGGTTAATGTTTATGCGATGGGGAGGGACCCGAAGTATTGGGAAGACGCGGAAAGCTTTATGCCTGAGAGATTCGAGCAGAGCTCAGTGGATTTCATGGGGAATAATTTTGAGTATCTTCCATTTGGTTCTGGAAGGAGAATGTGTCCTGGAATTTCATTTGGTTTGATAAATGCTTATCTTCCACTAGCTAAATTGCTATATCATTTTGATTGGAAACTCCCTGATGGTGTGAAGCCTGAGGATTTGGATATGACTGAGTTTTCTGCAATAAC CCAAAGTTTAATAGCTGCCACTGCAGAAAGAGATTTTGTAATTGCGAAGATCTATTGA